Proteins from a genomic interval of Caulobacter sp. SL161:
- a CDS encoding prephenate/arogenate dehydrogenase family protein: MPNPGVLYPKLTVIGCGLIGGSVIRAARQHGVVGEITVADASEAHRARVTELAIAEHVTGDIAEAVKDADLVVIATPVLSVPELASVVIPAMKPGATLTDVGSTKGNVAEAFRAQDLSKIYAIPGHPIAGTEQSGPDAGFAELFENRWTILTPFESEDDHYAAAVAKLSAFWRAFGAQVELMDDKHHDLVLAVVSHLPHLIAYTIVGSAADLENVTENEVIKYSASGFRDFTRIAASDPTMWRDIFVANKDAVLEMLGRFTEDLQAMSRAIRWGDADTLHAHFTRTRAIRRGIVAAGQESAEPNFGRDRGKH; this comes from the coding sequence ATGCCTAACCCCGGCGTCCTCTATCCGAAGCTCACCGTCATCGGCTGCGGCCTGATCGGCGGCTCGGTGATCCGCGCGGCGCGCCAGCACGGCGTGGTCGGCGAGATCACCGTGGCCGACGCCAGTGAAGCGCATCGCGCCCGGGTGACTGAACTGGCCATCGCCGAGCACGTCACCGGCGATATCGCCGAGGCGGTGAAGGACGCCGACCTGGTGGTCATCGCCACCCCGGTGCTGTCGGTGCCCGAGCTCGCCAGCGTGGTGATCCCGGCCATGAAGCCGGGCGCCACCCTGACCGACGTCGGCTCGACGAAGGGCAATGTCGCCGAGGCCTTCCGGGCCCAGGACCTGTCGAAGATCTACGCCATCCCCGGCCACCCGATCGCCGGCACCGAGCAGTCGGGTCCTGACGCCGGTTTCGCCGAGCTGTTCGAGAACCGCTGGACGATCCTGACGCCCTTCGAGAGCGAAGACGACCACTACGCGGCCGCCGTCGCCAAGCTGTCGGCGTTCTGGCGCGCCTTCGGCGCCCAGGTCGAGCTGATGGACGACAAGCACCACGACCTGGTGCTCGCCGTCGTCTCGCACCTGCCCCACCTGATCGCCTATACGATCGTCGGCAGCGCGGCGGATCTGGAGAACGTCACCGAGAACGAGGTGATCAAGTATTCGGCCTCGGGCTTCCGCGACTTCACCCGCATCGCCGCCAGCGACCCGACCATGTGGCGCGACATCTTCGTGGCCAACAAGGACGCGGTGCTGGAGATGCTGGGCCGCTTCACCGAGGACCTGCAGGCCATGAGCCGCGCGATCCGCTGGGGCGACGCCGACACCCTGCACGCCCACTTCACCCGCACCCGCGCCATCCGTCGCGGCATCGTCGCGGCGGGCCAGGAAAGCGCCGAACCCAACTTCGGCCGCGATCGCGGGAAGCACTGA
- a CDS encoding EF-hand domain-containing protein, with protein sequence MRRTLLVALASLTTLAAGAAVAQQDGPPPGPPRGMPAPEDVFKRWDANSDGAVDKAEWTGAGRPEDRFAMIDGNKDGKITLDELKTAFETMRQRRMQQGEGPPPGPPPEGAPPQD encoded by the coding sequence ATGCGCCGCACGCTTCTCGTCGCGCTCGCTTCGCTCACCACCCTGGCCGCCGGCGCCGCCGTGGCCCAGCAGGATGGTCCGCCCCCTGGGCCGCCGCGTGGCATGCCCGCGCCGGAAGACGTCTTCAAGCGCTGGGACGCCAACAGCGACGGCGCCGTCGACAAGGCGGAATGGACGGGCGCGGGTCGCCCCGAGGACCGTTTCGCCATGATCGACGGCAACAAGGACGGCAAGATCACGCTCGACGAGCTGAAGACTGCGTTCGAGACCATGCGCCAGCGCCGGATGCAGCAGGGCGAAGGCCCGCCTCCGGGCCCGCCGCCGGAAGGCGCTCCGCCGCAAGACTAA
- a CDS encoding DUF2125 domain-containing protein has product MTHNDAAPSRKAPARARRSRLFAPFILAAVLAGAWSYGWIWLRGQAEQRMDAQAADLRSRGYDLSWSARTFSGFPFRMNIQMSDVRVAEPSGWALRLPQLKGEAAVYNLTHWVLVAPNGVVLTRPESGDVTIAGDALRASISHITEYPPRISIEGAKLTFVPGANAKPFTLVSADRMQLHVRGGGPDDQGAVFFKADGAKTAFPGLLGRIAQDKTASMILETHLTQVSQLRGRNWQAAVKQWSEAGGQITVQKSQILAGDAEGRAKSGVLGVDSDGRVTGLLTVAIKERADLSQPIRTPEQALSAAAQAMGQEPVIEADLRFDNGRTYLGAIDTGPAPTVY; this is encoded by the coding sequence ATGACCCATAACGACGCCGCCCCGTCCCGCAAAGCCCCCGCAAGAGCCCGGCGCAGCCGCCTGTTCGCGCCGTTCATCCTGGCGGCTGTTTTGGCGGGCGCCTGGAGCTATGGCTGGATCTGGTTGCGCGGCCAGGCCGAGCAGCGGATGGACGCCCAGGCGGCGGATCTGCGGTCGCGCGGCTATGACCTGTCGTGGAGCGCGCGGACTTTCTCGGGCTTCCCGTTCCGGATGAACATCCAGATGTCCGACGTCCGGGTCGCCGAGCCGAGCGGCTGGGCGCTGCGGCTGCCGCAACTGAAGGGCGAGGCGGCGGTCTACAACCTGACCCACTGGGTGCTGGTCGCCCCAAACGGCGTGGTGCTGACTCGCCCTGAGTCCGGCGACGTCACCATCGCCGGCGACGCGCTGCGCGCCAGCATCTCGCACATCACCGAGTACCCGCCGCGCATCTCAATCGAGGGAGCCAAGCTGACCTTCGTCCCTGGCGCCAACGCCAAGCCCTTCACCCTGGTCTCGGCCGACCGGATGCAGCTGCATGTGCGCGGCGGCGGTCCCGACGATCAGGGCGCGGTGTTCTTCAAGGCCGACGGGGCCAAGACCGCCTTCCCGGGCCTGCTGGGCCGCATCGCCCAGGACAAGACCGCCTCGATGATTCTGGAGACGCATCTGACCCAGGTCTCGCAACTGCGCGGCCGCAACTGGCAAGCCGCCGTCAAGCAATGGAGCGAGGCCGGTGGCCAGATTACCGTACAGAAAAGCCAGATCCTGGCCGGAGACGCCGAAGGGCGGGCCAAGTCCGGCGTTCTGGGCGTTGACTCCGATGGCCGCGTGACCGGCCTGTTGACCGTCGCGATCAAGGAGCGCGCCGACCTTTCTCAGCCGATCCGCACGCCCGAGCAGGCGCTATCCGCCGCCGCCCAGGCCATGGGCCAGGAGCCGGTCATCGAGGCCGACCTGCGATTCGACAACGGCCGCACCTATCTCGGCGCCATCGACACCGGCCCCGCGCCCACCGTCTACTGA
- the hisC gene encoding histidinol-phosphate transaminase, with protein MTAASNDRFAAPRPMPKSGIMDIHAYVGGKSKVEGIAHPVKLSSNENILGSSDKAKDAYRNAVDRLHIYPDGKANILRAAVAERYKLEPERLTFGDGSDEIFALLCQVYLEPGDNIVQGEHGFAAYAIGARACQGEVRMAKEVNHRVEIDEVIKCVDERTRLVFIANPANPTGTWLTGEEIRALHAGLPPSVVLVLDGAYAEFCTDPRFEDGLELARTAENVIVTRTFSKIHGLAALRVGWGYAPEHIIAPIERIRPPFNTSIPAQEAAVAALFDDDFQDRSRALVEQWRPWLAQQLGGLGLEVTPSAANFVLATFPTTPGKTAPEAEAFLASKGYLVRAVGNYNLPNAIRITIGLEEQNRAVVELLSQFMGR; from the coding sequence ATGACCGCCGCCTCCAACGACCGCTTCGCCGCGCCGCGTCCCATGCCCAAGTCCGGGATCATGGACATCCACGCCTATGTCGGCGGCAAGTCCAAGGTCGAGGGCATCGCCCATCCGGTGAAGCTGTCGAGCAACGAGAACATCCTGGGCAGCAGCGACAAGGCCAAGGACGCCTATCGCAACGCCGTCGATCGCCTGCACATCTATCCCGACGGTAAGGCCAACATCCTGCGCGCCGCTGTGGCCGAGCGCTACAAGCTGGAGCCCGAGCGCCTGACCTTCGGCGACGGCAGCGACGAGATCTTCGCCCTGCTGTGCCAGGTCTATCTCGAGCCCGGCGACAACATCGTCCAGGGCGAGCACGGCTTCGCCGCCTACGCCATCGGGGCCCGCGCCTGCCAGGGCGAGGTGCGCATGGCCAAGGAGGTCAACCACCGCGTCGAGATCGACGAGGTGATCAAGTGCGTCGACGAGCGCACGCGCCTGGTGTTTATCGCCAATCCCGCCAACCCGACCGGCACCTGGCTGACCGGCGAAGAGATCCGCGCCCTGCACGCGGGCCTGCCGCCTTCGGTGGTGCTGGTGCTGGACGGGGCCTATGCGGAGTTCTGCACGGACCCGCGCTTCGAGGACGGGCTGGAGCTGGCTCGCACGGCCGAGAACGTCATCGTCACCCGCACCTTCTCGAAGATTCACGGCCTGGCCGCTCTGCGCGTCGGCTGGGGCTATGCGCCCGAGCATATCATCGCGCCGATCGAGCGCATCCGCCCGCCGTTCAACACCTCGATCCCCGCGCAGGAGGCCGCGGTCGCGGCGCTGTTCGACGACGACTTCCAGGACCGTTCGCGCGCCCTGGTCGAGCAGTGGCGGCCGTGGCTGGCCCAGCAGCTGGGCGGCCTTGGCCTGGAGGTGACCCCGTCGGCGGCCAACTTCGTCCTGGCCACCTTCCCGACCACGCCGGGCAAGACCGCGCCGGAGGCCGAGGCCTTCCTGGCCTCGAAGGGCTACCTCGTCCGCGCCGTCGGCAACTACAACCTGCCCAACGCCATCCGCATCACGATCGGCCTGGAAGAGCAGAACCGCGCCGTGGTCGAGCTCCTGTCCCAGTTCATGGGGCGCTAG
- a CDS encoding DUF6065 family protein — protein sequence MRKRLKGSVPERPRNAPLRAAETELICYVHEGWQPKVEPASAKRDWMTATPESFAYRCLPLAIANAHGWVMLNPCGFSARWLGDVGTHSVEIVLDEGADKKRAPVSLFGSGTLTFHVEGVMRTSEGWNLWVGGPPNAMKDGIAPMSGVIESDWAPYTFTMNWRFTRPNHWVRFEENEPFCFFFPTPRGVMDRLKPELRPMEDAPELLESYRGWAASRAAFQEWIKQNKPKTPADQWQKLYYRGLHPDGRPGAPDHESKIRPAEFRQTGSRRVCPAGRSNARKPD from the coding sequence ATGCGGAAGCGGTTGAAGGGCTCGGTTCCTGAGCGTCCCCGGAACGCTCCGCTCCGCGCCGCCGAGACTGAACTGATCTGCTACGTCCACGAGGGCTGGCAGCCCAAGGTCGAGCCTGCGTCAGCCAAGCGCGACTGGATGACGGCGACGCCCGAAAGCTTTGCCTACAGGTGTCTGCCCCTGGCCATCGCCAACGCGCACGGCTGGGTCATGCTGAACCCTTGCGGCTTCTCCGCCCGCTGGCTGGGCGATGTGGGCACCCATTCGGTCGAGATCGTCCTCGACGAAGGCGCCGACAAGAAGCGCGCGCCGGTCTCCTTGTTTGGCAGTGGCACCCTGACCTTCCATGTCGAAGGGGTCATGCGCACCTCCGAGGGCTGGAACCTTTGGGTCGGCGGTCCGCCCAACGCCATGAAGGACGGCATCGCGCCGATGAGCGGGGTGATCGAGAGCGACTGGGCGCCGTACACCTTCACCATGAACTGGCGCTTCACGCGGCCCAATCACTGGGTGCGGTTCGAGGAAAATGAGCCGTTCTGCTTCTTCTTCCCGACCCCGCGCGGCGTGATGGACCGGCTGAAGCCGGAACTGCGTCCGATGGAGGACGCGCCCGAGCTGCTGGAAAGCTACCGCGGCTGGGCCGCCTCGCGCGCCGCCTTCCAGGAATGGATCAAGCAGAACAAGCCTAAGACGCCGGCCGATCAGTGGCAGAAGCTCTATTATCGCGGCCTGCACCCGGACGGGCGGCCCGGCGCGCCGGACCACGAGTCGAAGATCCGACCGGCGGAGTTCAGGCAGACCGGATCCCGGCGGGTCTGCCCGGCTGGTCGTAGCAACGCGCGGAAGCCGGACTAG